Within the Miscanthus floridulus cultivar M001 chromosome 17, ASM1932011v1, whole genome shotgun sequence genome, the region aaaactgagtatatgagatgtgacttcggtactactactcgggaggaggaagatgttagtttggaaggtcaagtagtgcctaggaaggatacctttcgatatttaggatcaatgctacagagggacggggatattgatgaagatgttagccatagaatcaaagcagggtggatgaagtggcggcaagcgtctggtgtcctatgtgacaaaagggtaccacagaagctaaaaggcaagttttataggacggcgattagacctgctatgttgtatggtgcagaatgttggcctacgaaaagacgacatgttcaacagctaagtgtcgcggaaatgcgtatgttgcgttggatttgcggtcatacaagaagggatcgagttcggaacgatgatatacgtgagagattaggggtagcgccaattgaagaaaagcttgtccaacaccggttgagatggtttggacatgtgcaacggagacctccagatgcaccggtgcgtagcggaatcctaagtcaggatagtaacgtgaagagaggcagaggaagaccgaagttgacttgggtagaggcaataaaaggagacttgaaaggatggaatatacccaaagacttagccttagataggagtgcttggaagacagctattcatgtgcctgaaccttgattgcttctgatgggtttcaactctagcctaccccaacttgtttgggacttaaaggctttgttgttgttgttgttgttgtagagcAGCAGCAATTCTAGTGAGTGTTCCAACCAAACAAAAATGTTGTACAGACATGCATCACCTCTCGGCAAATGATTTTTTCTCAGATAAGAGTGACTACCAAAAAAAAAGTTAGTGGTAGTAAAGCATACTTATTTACATAGTGAACATGCAAAACAAATTCAATGATAGGTTATTCTAAGATTTAGTCTCTTCTAGATGTTACAATGCACCACATTCAGTTATTCAATTCACAAAACCTCACTGTATCAGAGAACAAATAGCATAACCTCGAATAACGAAGGCTGCATCAGAAAGGATATCACTTTACACACTTAACTCTGTCCTTGGAGTTTTATTCATAAGGAATGTGACAAATTCCAACACGCTCCCCTATGGATGTACAGATTTGTTCATTCATCAGTCACAACGTACCAGTATCCAAGCATGGCACACTTAGCTGACAAAATGATTGATCATAAACACTAGGCTTCTACAATACAGTTCATCGCAGACAAACCATAGCACACAACAAAGAAGAGCACATCACTATTTGGTACATCACCATTACTAGCGATACAGAAGAAGAGTAATCGACCTTGGAAAATTGCTCTCAAATGGTGTAGTCCGACCATTGACGTATGAAGGACGTGTGATCCATGGACTTCCCCGGCATGTCCTCGTCATTCTCGCCCTCGGCCTTCTTCCCACCAATCAGCCTGGCAGGGTTCCCAACCGCCGTGCTCCTCGCCGGCACATCTATCAGCACCACGGATCCGGCCCCAATCTTAGCCCCGGCACCAATTTTCACGTTCCCAAGAATCGTGGCCCCTGCTCCAATCAGCACGCCATCCCCAATCTTGGGGTGCCGGTCACCCACCGCCTTCCCAGTCCCACCCAAGGTGACGTGGTGGAGGATGGAGACGTTGTCGCCGACGACGGCCGTCTCACCGATGACGACGCCGGTGGCGTGGTCGAGGAGGATGCCCTTCCCGACGACGGCAGCGGGGTGGATGTCGACGGCGGAGACGTCGGCGACGCGGGACTGGAGGGCGAGCGCGAGGGGCAGGCGCTGCTGCTCCCAGAGCACGTGCGCGACGCGGTGGGCCTGGATGGCGAGGAAGCCCTTGTAGTTGAGGAGGCAGTGGGAGAAGCCGACGCAGGCGGGGTCGCGGGAGCGGGCGGCGAGGaggtcggcgacgacggcggtgcGGAGGGACGGGTGCGCGGTGAGCGTGGCGAGGAAGAGGTCGTAGAGGAGCGTGGAGAGGAGTGTGGAGGAGCAGAGCTTGTTGGCGAGGTGGAAGGAGAGGGAGCGGGGCAGGGACGGGTGGGACAGCACGGTGGCGTAGAGGAAGGAGGCGAGCGCCGGCTCCGCGTCCGCGTCGCGGCGGGCCTCCGCCTTGATCTGGGTCCACACCCAGGTCTCGTCGTCCTCCGACTCCGGCGGCGGGTACGCCGGCACCACCTCCGCGGGGAGCGGCGTTGGCGAGTGGGCCGGCAGTCGGTGGTTGGAGTGGTTcgcggcgccaccgccgccgccggcggcgaccTCGTGCGCGTGCGGCTGGCCGGTCGGCATCACGGGGCGCGTGGAGGGATTGGGTGGCGGGACCGTGACGGAATGACGGATGGGCGGAGCGAGGCGAGGAACGCGGGCCACTTGCGAGCTACGGCCGGTGGTCCGTGGTCGACTGCGGAGTATATATATACTAGTGGAAGGCGCGGGCCATTGCGCGCGTAGGCAGTGCAGAGAAGATCTAGAATATGGAGTATATAGACCGTAATAAACAGCTATAGGTTTTCATAAGTAACATGGTTTAATTTTCATTCAGAATTAGAGCGTGTAATAACCACACAGAAAGAAGGTACTACTGGATTTGTATTTGGAATTGCGACCGAATGTAAACAAGGCGAAGTAAGGTGGTCCTGTATGTTTTGAGTTCATGGTTATCATCGCCATTACACGATAAATAGTAACACAGAGCACAATGGATTGAAGCAATATTTGAGTGGAAAGATGTGTACTTAATTTTCTGATAAAAAGAGAAAATAGGCAGGATTTGAGCAGTATTTGGAAGCGTGCAGATAAGCATGTAGTATACACAGTACTAAGAAGTTGTAAAAGTCCATAAACATGTTGTCATTTTCTGTCCTCGAGGCGGCGTTATATATAGATGCATAGGTTTGACATGTGGAGGTGGACTCAGTTGTTTGGTTCTGTGAATCCATACTTGTATAAAATCATAGTATAAGGACGCAAGCATATGTCTGCAAAATTAGATGACAAAAATTCATAATAAAAACTGGAGGCTCAATATTCCCTGGAGAAAGAACCCAATACAGATATAGGCGAGGCCAAACTGATTCAAAGGTGAAGTGAGGAAAACAAATAGCATAAAACAGCTAAACCCAACACAGATTTAGGCAGCGCCAACTTGATTAGAAGGAACCAGATCATAGGAAAAGAAGAGTAGAAAAGGAAACGTTTTAAAATTTTAGAGGCCTTAGAAAGATATAAATCATGATTTGATGAAGATGCTGGAGTATGAAGGCATCAGAATAGACGTATAATGACAGAGAAAGTTGGATTCATAATGCATTTGGTAAATTGAATAATAGATAAGTACTCATACACGAACTAGAATGTTGTACTTATATTTCTGTAGATGTAACCACAAGCATGTATGACAGGAGTGGTTCCATTTGGAGCATATTAGAACGACATGTTTGTATGAAGAAATTAATTTTGTGAACTAAAGAAGCAAACTCTTAACTTTGCAAATCATGGAGTCCTGGAACGTGGAAAACTGCTCAAACacaaaaacatattttttttcAGACTCCAACATAGCTGGCTCAAACGTAAGGCTTGAGGATTTGAATGCTACAGGTAGCATCTTGTTAACCTATTTCTAATGAAATACCATATGTCCATGGAAAGTATCTACGAGGCACTGGGCTACATGGCCATGCACACGATATACAATTATTTAACTTTAGGATTTAACAATTAATATTTAGCTCTAGAATTTAGCAATGAGCTACTTTATTCTAGCCCGCAAGACATCTAAATATAGGCTAACAAAGCTGTAGATGGCCATGGATTTCAGCAACAGGAACGGACATTATTAAATGGGTTAGTGCTACACCAGGCAGACCTAAAGCTTTTGTTTTGACAATTTTGAACATTTACAATTATGATTTACACTTTTGTCGGAGAACCAAGAGATGACCTGCAGCAAAAATGTACCTTCACATTCACAATTTGCCTGGAATTTTTAGATGCTTCGGGACACTGGCCAGACCAGCAACTTCTAGATGATGAAGAGGCATCAGACATCAGCAACGCAATGTTGTTAGTCTGACGAAGCCGGTGAATTCAGACGAGAATGTACAGCACATGTAAATCCAGTAACAGGCATAGAGTATGTTTAGGACAGCGTACCTTAGATTTTTTATCATCTCCTCTCTAATTGTAGCCACTCTTTGTCCTTGAGAGGCACAGTCTTGGGGTTGTCAATCGAAGCAATGGTACCCAGAACATCTATATAGAATAAAAAGATGGTAACAGAACACATATATGCATAGTACAAAGCACGCGCCATCGCGCGCGTGGGTGAACAAAGTATGGCTGTTATATAGGGGAAAAATATATGTTTGGTTCATGGTCTGAAGATCAGATAAAAGTGGTATCCAAATACATAGATAAAGATTCAGTATAGTATATAAGAGACGATGTGTCAACATATGCGTAGAATCATTTGGCATAGAACTGGTCAGTCATGACATAATCTACAGACActgaatagtttttttttttggaaaatttcaCAAAGGGCGCCGTTTTTTCTGATGAGTCGTTATATGCACAGGCTTGAGATTGTAAGGCGATGATCAAGGTCTCTGACGTGCAAATGTAACCCTTTCCATTTCGTAGAAATGATGCGAAACAACACAGCTGCTTCATTGACCATAGTGGTGGGGCAGCAGGAAGGGGTATGTACTGCACAATAGTTAAATAGGCATAGTTTGAACTGGCAAAACTTCTTAGCATCTTCAATTAGAGAAATTAGAAACTGTCCAATCAAATAAATAATCAAGAGAATGTGGGATTATATCATCGGCCCTATAATTGCATAATTGTTGGTTTGATTTTTTATAGGCAATAATGGGGTAGTTTGAGGGAAATACAGCAATGTCAATTTCAGTTTCAGATTCGCTAGAATCAAACATATATGTGATTTAAGATCCGTATGGCAATATTTGAAATTGTTAATCAGGAAATCTATGACATGTAAATCCTGAGGCAATGATTTTTCTTGTTATGTTTGTTGGCAGAGATGAGAAGACAATCCTAACAGAAGATCATTTAGAGAATGTTTGATTTTTCGTCACCTATTTGAAGTAGTCAATTAGGAAATATTCGGGTTGCATTACATCAAAATTCATATGGCATGTAAATTTTGAGGCAATGCTTTTTCTTCTTATCGTTGGCAAAGAAATTCACCCACCGAAGCAGATGGACCAGGAGGACGGAACCAAAACGCATACCTAAGGAGAAAACAAAGATAGAAGTTGGATCCATAGGAAGCTCAAACATAGGCGGCCATTGGAGCCACCCAGACTATTAATCTCTGCCGAACAACAGAATCTGGTGATAGCAAAAGCAGATCTCTCTGTGCAGCCCAAATGCACAAATGGAAAAGTAGCAAAATTAACAGTAAACATATCAGTGCCCTAGGAGCAGAAAGCCAACGTTTTCAGTGAAGTTTAAGCCAACCTAGCAGATGAACGTTGATTTCTCGTGACTCCGCTAACTCCCAGTTTATCTTATGGAGTTTAGAGCGTACCTGCATTCCAAACTGAAACTATTGCACGGAAAAAAAATACAATGAGATCAAATGTTTAGGCAAATTTGATTTAATCATGAAAAATGTATGTGCCTTAAACTATGATCACCAGCAATTGGATTACTGAACTGTAACTGTAGTTTTCAAACTATTTACCTAACTACAACTTCTAGAGAGTGTACATGGTACCATTTAGCACTGACGAGGTACAATGAATTTCATTTTACCGCAGAAGAAATATGAATTCAGTTTATCGCAAGGAGAAACAGAATATAAATATCCATATTGCAAAGTTATCTTACAGGTTGCAAAGCTATACTCCAGATTACAGCGGCAAAGTTCATATTAGGTAAAAGGAAAGTCACATTTCAGATAGCAAAGCTATACTCAGTGTAGTAGGTATAGAGTACGAATCATAGAAGGATGCATAGCTTCAGTTCAGAAAtctaaagaaaaaaatagaaatacTCTCATTTTGCAGTGGTACCAAGTAATAAATTACCTTGCTAGGAAGCCCAACTGGCTTTACTACTCTGCAGATCACTGCAGGCAGTACCGCTTGGTCCATTGCCCTGCCTGCCTTGTCCCTACTTGCTGCAATCAGACAGTTGGCACTTGCATCGACCCAAAGGCAACACAATTGTCATGGTAAGCCTGTTGTTGAGTCGTCATGAAGGTACACACTAGAAATTTAATGCTAGGaccaatttttttttcttatttaccTTTGAAAGCTTAGCGCCGCTCGCGCCATTGGCCCGGCTGCCTTGCCCCTACTCGCTGCAATGAAACACCTGCCACCTGCATAAGGCAAAATAATGTATAAATTTCTATGGTCACTGAGACAACCATGCATAAGTAACCAGGTGGAGGTCTAATGAATCAGGAAGCGCACATAATATGAGAAGACAAAATTACATATATTACTATAGGTATAGTTAAGGCTTTATGTAAACCGGAATGAGGCGAGGATTGAAGCAACCATGTCCCTTGAACTGAATAATTCCATGTATAAACGGGCGAATCACAATGGCAATGAGAACAAAAAAAACCGAAGGGAAACCAAATACGTCCCTGGACTGAGCTGAAGGAAAAGGATAGATCATAACAGCGCAGTTTACCAAGTGTATTAGCATAGTGATTTCCATATTATACTGGGAAAAAAAACACATCCACTAAATAATCAGGAAGGCAAATGAGGTTTACAAATTCCTGTACTATAGCAGATTGAACCCGGGAAAAATAATTTCAGAATTGCAGGCAGTGTCAGACTATAATGACAAAGACGGCGTACCTGAACATACTCAGTCTTTTTGGGTTCAGGTCAACACCAATTATCCTGGACGCTCCAGCAATCCTTGCACTTTCTGTAGCCTACTCATGCAAATATGCAGAGCAATCAGATGCAAATCCACAGGAAAAAATAACGATTGCTGAAAGCAAGGCCAACATGCAACAGCTCCTTGGACCAAAAAATAACGATTGCTGAACCAAGACCTTCAGAAAGAAACTGGTAAGCCAACATCCGCAGATATATAACCTCAAACATGCATACCCAAATTGGAGTCATGACCACAACTACTACTGCAACTCTTATAAGAAACCACTCCAAACCCACTCATTGCATATACGTACCAATAATCAAACTGCAAGAAATAGAAAAAAGCCACACATCACAAATATGGAAAATCCAGTAATACTATACAACCAATGTGGCATAGATCAAGGCATACCATTTGTCTGATATCAGGATTAGTTGAAGCACGAGATAAAAAAAAGGATTAGTTGAAGCACGACTCAATTTGACCATACAATCTCGAGGATCATCGCTCCATCTGCTGCTTTTGGACAATAATAGTGTATATAATATTGAAACAAATTTATAATGAAAAATCATATCATAGAACCCAACTTCATGTAAACTTATTTAATGCAAATTTGTATGGCTCAGCTAAGTACACCACTCTAATCCACAACACTGGATGGTCCGTCTGGGCATTGAGCACTTGAGCAGGGACTCATTTGAAGAAATATGCTATTAAGAACATGACTGTTGCATTATAAAGATATTTAAGAATTAGTTTTTCCTAAACCTAACTAACAAAAACCTGTGGCACATGAAATCAGCGAGTAAGGCTGCACAGGTGAAAGAGAGGAGGAGCAAGGAAGACAGGCCACGTTCACCTGGGGCTAGTGGCGCCAGATTCGTCGCCGGGCGCCCGTACCTGCGGCAACGCGTGGGGCTTGCTCGCGGCGGGGCACCGGCAGCCTCCGTGCGTAGACCTGCCTGCGCCGGCGGGCTGCACACTGGCGGGCAGCGGCGGGACCCGCCCTAGCCGGTGCGGCGCAGCGGGCGCCATCGCCCTGCGCCCGTCGAGAGGAAGAGAGAGCGCGGGGATGGAGAGAGGAAGGAGAGAGtagaggaagaggaagggagGCGCGTGCGGGGGCGGCACCCGCGGTGGCGTCGTGGCGACCTACGGGAGGAGCGGAGGAGGACGGGGAAGAGATAAGGTAGAGGCCCTTTTTTTCGGAAGGATCAGAATCGGAAGCCCTGTATATATTGTGTGGCCTAGCTCCGGAGCAGAAGCTGCAGGACACCGAGAGAAGCAGAGGGAAAGCGGACGGAAGCgacggaggagaagaagaagccgcTTCCGGCCGAATCCGCTCCGAACGATCACAGGCACACGATGATAGATCGAACGCCCGAAATCAATTGGAGCTACGTGGACGGTGTCTCCTTCTTGGAGTCACCGCGGGCTTGTTTAGGTAAAAATGGGCATGCAGCCAGATCTCGTCAGCCCGGCACGAGGTCTGTATTTTTTTTTCTGACCCAAGCACGGTCGAGCCCGATGGCCAGTGGGCGGCACGACCCGGAGGAGCAGACGGTGCCTTAGAgctagcacggcacggcccgcttCTCAACGGTAGGCCTGGTGGCGGTTTGGTGCCACCCACGGCTCTTTGCCTCCCTCGCAAACCGTATTTGGCCTAGCCCATGAAATCCGCCGCAACCCCCCCTCCCGCTCCATATATAACCAGGCGCTGTGACATCCCTCTCTTCCTCATCCCAAACCCTAACTAGAAGCCCTCCGCCTCCCCGTCGCGTCTCTATCGCTCCGTAGCTACTCTCTGTCACTCGCTCGTCGAtcctgtcgacacagaattttcgtcctgtgccgaggacacacgcagcaagctagaagggtctgctcgatggagctgcagATCCGCCTAGTTTCAGcgcagggatgatcgatcctgcgcactcctcctgagacgtgccagtcaatttgatcccttaattaataaggagagaaagcttatca harbors:
- the LOC136517190 gene encoding probable serine acetyltransferase 5, whose translation is MPTGQPHAHEVAAGGGGGAANHSNHRLPAHSPTPLPAEVVPAYPPPESEDDETWVWTQIKAEARRDADAEPALASFLYATVLSHPSLPRSLSFHLANKLCSSTLLSTLLYDLFLATLTAHPSLRTAVVADLLAARSRDPACVGFSHCLLNYKGFLAIQAHRVAHVLWEQQRLPLALALQSRVADVSAVDIHPAAVVGKGILLDHATGVVIGETAVVGDNVSILHHVTLGGTGKAVGDRHPKIGDGVLIGAGATILGNVKIGAGAKIGAGSVVLIDVPARSTAVGNPARLIGGKKAEGENDEDMPGKSMDHTSFIRQWSDYTI